A region of the Deltaproteobacteria bacterium genome:
GGGATAAAGTTTTTTTCATGAAATGATCGGATAATGGATTCAGAAGGATCAAAATTCATGGGCAAAAAAAATAATAAAATCGATTTGTTCAAAAATTTATCCTGGGATGATCTGAAAAAATGGGCAGGGAGCAGGATTGCTTCCCGGGGGAAAGATTATCAAAAAAGCGGCCAGGTGGAAGATCTGGCCTTGACGCCCGATGGGGCCCTGGTGGCCTGGGTCCAGGGGACGGACCTGTATGCAACTCTGGTTGATGTTCAAAAAGGGGAGTTGATCGCGGATTGTAATTGCCCTTACGGGGATACCTGCAAACATGCGGTGGCCGTAGTTCTGGAAGGTCTTGATCTTCTGGAAAAGAAAAAAGAAATCCCTATATGTTCTAATAAAGATAAGCGGCTTG
Encoded here:
- a CDS encoding SWIM zinc finger family protein, yielding MGKKNNKIDLFKNLSWDDLKKWAGSRIASRGKDYQKSGQVEDLALTPDGALVAWVQGTDLYATLVDVQKGELIADCNCPYGDTCKHAVAVVLEGLDLLEKKKEIPICSNKDKRLEALDNFELDEDWEEEWEEDWEEEEDVIAQKPSLTAKAKSSASLRDFLKGQTKPQLISLIQELANTIPEVNQALEDHQSLPSGKSWPRT